GCCGGGAGGAGGCGTCGCGTGACGGTCGGGCGAGAGAGAGGCGTCGAGCGACGGCCGGGCGAGAGAGGTCGCGTGAGGGTCGGGCGGACGGCGACGGCGGGCGGGGGCTCAGGCCACTTCGACCGGCTGCGCGGACTCGGCACGCCACGCGTTCCCCCGCCGACCGGCCCGTCGGAGTTCGACCCGGACCACCGACCCGGTGTCGAGTTCGCTGAGCACGTCCTCGACCTCCGGGCCGTCGTACTCGACGACGTGAACGGTCCCGTTGCGCGGGTGTTCGCGGAGGGTCGTCGTTCCGTGGTCCTTACACGGTTTCACGACGGTGTACGTGCTTGTACGGTCCATGAATCGACCGAGAATACGTGTCGGCGAAAGTTAACCATTATGTCGATACCTTTCCGGCTGGACTCGGCGCTGACCGCTCGGGGTCGCGCGCCCGGGAACGCGCCCTTTTACTCGGCCCGTCGAGTACCGCGGGCATGGACGAGACGGAGATCCCCGAGGACCACCCGCGCTACGCGTCGCTCGTGACGCGTCACCGGATCGAGGCGGGCGTCGAGCGGGGGATCACCTCGAAGCAGGGGCTGATCGCGCAGGGTCGCGGCGAGGCGTTCGACTACCTCCTCGGCGAGCGCACGCTCCCGAGCGCCGACGGGGCCGCCCGCGCCGCGGCGGCCACGCTGCTCCTCGCGGAACGCCCCGTGATCTCAGTGAACGGCAACGTCGCGGCGCTCGCGCCGGGCGAGACGGTCGAACTCGCCGACGCGGTCGACGCCGACCTCGAGGTGAACCTGTTCAACCACACGGACGAGCGCGTCCGGCGGATCGCCGACCACCTCCGCGACCACGGCGCGGGCGAGGTGAAGGGACTCGCCGGCGACGGCGAAATCCCGGGGCTCGACCACGCGCGCGGCGTCGTCGACGCCGACGGGATCGAGGCGGCCGACGTCGTCGTGGTCCCCTTAGAGGACGGCGACCGCGCGGCCGCGCTCGACGCGATGGGGAAGACGGAGGTCGTGATCGACCTCAACCCCGGGAGCCGCTCGCCGCGGACGGCCGACGTGCCGATCATCGACAACCTGCTCCGCGCGGTGCCGAACGTGACGGCCCACGCGCGGGACCTCGCGGACGCGACGCCGGCCGAACTCGAAGCGATCGTCGACGGGTTCGACGCCGACGCCGCGCTTGACGCGGCCGAGGCGACCATCCGCGACGGGTCGTTCGCGGACGCGGACGACGCGTAGTCCGCCTCGCCGGAAGGCAAAAGCCCGCGCCGCCCGTACCGGTCGATATGGAACTCGACGAGACGGACCGGGCGATCCTGCGGATCCTCCAAGAGGACGCGCGGACCCCGTTCTCGGAGGTCGCGCGCCGGATCGACATGTCCAGCGCCACCGTTCACGACCGGGTCAGCCGCCTCGAAGAGGCGGGCGTCATCCGGGGGTATCACGCCGACATCGACCCGAAGGCGGTCGGGTATGGGGTCGGCGCGTTCGTCGGCCTGCGCGTCGAACAGGGCCGCGAGGAGGACGCGCTCGAACGGCTCCGCGGCATCGACGGGGTCCGCGAGATCCACCTCACCACCGGCGAGTGGGACGTGATCCTCCGGGTCGTCGCCGCCGACACCGACCGGCTGCGAGAGCTGATGTTCGAGCGGATCGCGGAGACGGACGGGTTCTCGCGCTCGCAGACGATGGTAATCCTCGGCACCGACTACGAGCAGCCCGGACCGCCGCTGTAGGGGGGTCGGCGCTCGCCCGCGACCGGAACGCTCAACTCGGGACCTCCCCGAACGGTGACCATGAGCACAGCGGTCGCGGACCGGTTCGACCTCTCGCCGGAGCGGGCCTGGGCCGCCGTCGTCGGCGGGGTGACGGCGCTCCTGGCCGTCGGTTCGGTCGTCTTCACGCGCGTCGTCTACGACCGGTTCCTCTGGCGCTACTTCTGGGGCCCGGTCGTCGCGGACGGCGAGGGGGCGCAGTGCGCGGTCCGCAACCCGGACGGTACCACGGACCTGCTCGGCGGCGAGGCGGCGTGTCAGTCGGCGAGAGCCGCCGGCGAGGTGGTCGCCTCGCCGGGGTACACCACCCTCTCGACGGTGAGCTACGTGGTGATCCTGCTTGCGATGCTGATCGGCGTCGTCTTCCTCCTCCGCCGGCTCGACATCGCGACCGAACTGCGGTTCTTCTACGCGCTGTTCCCGTTCATGCTGTTCGGCGGGGCGATGCGGACGGTCGAGGACGCGGGCGTCGCGGCGACCGCCGCCGGCGTCGACCCTCTCGTCCCGTTCCCGGCGAGCGCGGTGCTGATCAGCCCGTTCATCTACTTCACGGTGTTCCTCTTCACGCTCGCCTGCGTGATCGCGGCGTACGCGCTCGAACGGCGCGGCGTCGTCGACGACTACGCGCGGCCGCTGTTCGCGTCGGGCGCGGCCGGGCTCGCGCTCGCGGTGGGCTACCTCGCCGTGCTCGCCGCGACGACCGGCTACGTCACCTTCTACCCGCAGGTGCTCGTGCCGACGCTCGTCATCGCGACGGCCGCGACCGCGGGCACGTGGGCGCTGGCGACCCGACGGATCCCGACGATCCGGCAGGGGACGGGGGCCGCCGGGATCGTGATCATCTGGGGCCACGCGGTCGACGGCGTCGCGAACGTGATCGGGCTCGACTGGATGCCCGCGCTGACCGGGACCGCGAACCTCGTCCCGAAACACGTCGTCAACGCCCTCATCGTCGACTGGACCGGTCGGCTCCTCCCGGCGTCCGTCTCCGCCGTCACCGGCGACGCGTGGCCGTTCCTCCTCGTGAAGCTCGCGGCCGCGACGTTCGTCGTCTGGGTGTTCAACGGCGAGATGTACGACGAGTCGCCGCGGTACTCCCTGCTGCTGTTGATCACCGTCCTCGCCGTCGGTCTCGGTCCGGGGACCCGCGACATGCTCCGCGCGACGTTCGGCGTCTGAGCGGGTCGGGGCCGGGCCCGCGGCGCTCGACTGAGGGACGTTCGACCGGGTGCCTCCCTCCAGGGCGCTCGTACGGAACCGACAAGTGGGCCGAGCGCCGAGCGCGGACGTGACAGACACACCGCGACGGCGCGTGCTGGCGGCAGCGGCGACGGGATCGACGCTCGGTCTCGCCGGTTGCGGCGACCTCGGCGGGTCGGACGGCGACGCGGCGGGACAGACCGACAACGGGACCGACGGGAGCGACGCGGGCGGCGACGGAAGCGGGTCCGGCGAGGACGCCAGCGCGACGGTCGCGCTCGACGTCCAGTCGGAGATCCAAGCCGCACGAGAGGAGGTCCGGACGCGCGTTCAGGAGGGGAACCTCTCGCAGGAGGACGCGCAGGCGGAACTGGCCGACGCGCAGCGCGAGATCGTCGCGGCCGCCGTCGACGACCTGGAGTCGTACGCGGCCGGCGTCGACGGCCTCGGGATCGACGAGGCGAACGAGCGGGCCGGTGCCGTGCTTGTCAGCGGGCCGGCCGCGGCGATCCTCGACGCGCTGGGGGCCAAGCCGGTGAGCGCGCTGCTGTCCGCGGACGACTTCCCCGCGCCGCAGGAGGGCGGACAGGCGAACGGCTCCTGAACGCGACCGCAACGACACCTTATAAGCCGTCGGGGGCGGAACGGTCTCGGTAATGCTGGATGGGGTCAACGTCGCGCTGGGCGTCTCCGGGAGCATCGCGGCGGTGAAGGTCGTCGAACTCGCCCACGAACTGCGCCGGCAGGGCGCTCGCGTCCGCGCCGTCATGTCCCCGGCGGCGACGAACATCGTCCACCCGTGGGCGGTCGACTTCGCGACGGACGAGCCGGTCGTCACCGAGATCACGGGCGACGTCGAACACGTCGAACTGTGCGGCCGCGACGGGTGGGCCGACGTGCTCCTCCTCGCGCCGGCGACCGCGAACACCGCCGGAAAGGTCGCCGCCGCCGTCGACGACACCCCCGTCACCACCTGCGCGACGACCGCGCTCGGCGCAGACGTGCCGGTCGTGATGGCCCCCGCGATGCACGAGCCGATGTACGACCACCCGGGCGTCCTCGACGCGCTCGACCGCCTCGAATCGTGGGGCGTCCGCTTCGCGGACCCGCGGATCGAGGAGGGGAAAGCGAAGGTCGCGGCCGAGGAGGACATCGTCGTCGAGGTCGCGCGGGCGACGACGCCGCAGCGCCTCGCCGGGACGCACGTCGTCGTCACCGCCGGCGCGACGAAAGAGCGGATCGACCCGATCCGAATCCTGACGAACCGGGCGTCGGGAAAGACCGGCCGGGCGGTCGCCAGAGCGCTCTACGCCCGCGGCGCGCGGGTGACGCTCGTTCAGGACGGCCCCGAGGTCCCGTACGCCGACGTGGTCTCGGTCGAGACCGCCGACGGGATGATGGCGGCGTGTCGCCGGTCGGCTGCGACCGCGGACGCGCTGATATCCGCGGCCGCCATCTCCGATTTCACCGCCGACGCGGTCGACCAGAAGATCCGGTCCGGCTCGCCGCTGTCGGTCGAACTGGAGCCGACGCCGAAGCTGATCGACTCGGTCCGGGAGGCGTACCCCGACCTCCCGATCGTCGGGTTCAAGGCCGAGACCTCCGGCGACGACGCGGCGATGGTCGCCGAGGCCGAGCGGATCCGCGACCGCGTCGGACTGTCGTTCGTCGTCGCCAACGACGCGAGCGTGATGGGCGGCGACGAGACGCGCGTCCTGTTGGTCGGCGAGTCGGGGACCGATCCGGAGGAGGTCGCCGGCTCGAAGGACGCCGTCGCGGGCCGGATCGCGGACCGGCTCGCGGCGACGCTCGACGCGCCGGCGTCCGTCTGACGGGGGCGCTCCCGGGAGTCGCATCGCCCGCCCCCGGCAGGCTCCCCGCGGATACAAACTGTTTTGAGGCGGTGGAGTAACCACACGGATAGAGATATCCATGTGTAACGAGACGGTCACGCACGGCTCCGTGGGAGGTGTGGTGGGTGGCTGACGCCGACTCCCCGTCCGACGCCGGCGATCCCGGCGACGGCTCGACCGACTCGCTCGGTTCGACCGCGGCGGCGGACGCCGACGCCGCGGGCGGACCGGCGGCGGCCGGTTCGGTCATCGTTCCGGTCGAGCCGACCTCCACGCTTCGCTCGACGATCGCGCACGTCGCGGAGGCCGCGGCGACCGGCGGCGCGCCGGCGATCCACCTCGTCGAGATCGCCTCGTGGCGGAACGGCGACCCCGAGAGCGACGAGCGCGCCGCCGCGGCCGAGCGCGTGCTCGAACGCGCCGCGGCGTGGACGGCGGCGGACCTCGACGACTCTGAGGCCCCCGGTGCCGCGGACGTCGAGGTCGTCACGGCGGTGATCGGCGCGGACGACTACCTGTTCGGTGC
This genomic stretch from Halorubrum hochsteinianum harbors:
- a CDS encoding phosphopantothenate/pantothenate synthetase; this translates as MDETEIPEDHPRYASLVTRHRIEAGVERGITSKQGLIAQGRGEAFDYLLGERTLPSADGAARAAAATLLLAERPVISVNGNVAALAPGETVELADAVDADLEVNLFNHTDERVRRIADHLRDHGAGEVKGLAGDGEIPGLDHARGVVDADGIEAADVVVVPLEDGDRAAALDAMGKTEVVIDLNPGSRSPRTADVPIIDNLLRAVPNVTAHARDLADATPAELEAIVDGFDADAALDAAEATIRDGSFADADDA
- the coaBC gene encoding bifunctional phosphopantothenoylcysteine decarboxylase/phosphopantothenate--cysteine ligase CoaBC; its protein translation is MLDGVNVALGVSGSIAAVKVVELAHELRRQGARVRAVMSPAATNIVHPWAVDFATDEPVVTEITGDVEHVELCGRDGWADVLLLAPATANTAGKVAAAVDDTPVTTCATTALGADVPVVMAPAMHEPMYDHPGVLDALDRLESWGVRFADPRIEEGKAKVAAEEDIVVEVARATTPQRLAGTHVVVTAGATKERIDPIRILTNRASGKTGRAVARALYARGARVTLVQDGPEVPYADVVSVETADGMMAACRRSAATADALISAAAISDFTADAVDQKIRSGSPLSVELEPTPKLIDSVREAYPDLPIVGFKAETSGDDAAMVAEAERIRDRVGLSFVVANDASVMGGDETRVLLVGESGTDPEEVAGSKDAVAGRIADRLAATLDAPASV
- a CDS encoding DUF63 family protein, translating into MSTAVADRFDLSPERAWAAVVGGVTALLAVGSVVFTRVVYDRFLWRYFWGPVVADGEGAQCAVRNPDGTTDLLGGEAACQSARAAGEVVASPGYTTLSTVSYVVILLAMLIGVVFLLRRLDIATELRFFYALFPFMLFGGAMRTVEDAGVAATAAGVDPLVPFPASAVLISPFIYFTVFLFTLACVIAAYALERRGVVDDYARPLFASGAAGLALAVGYLAVLAATTGYVTFYPQVLVPTLVIATAATAGTWALATRRIPTIRQGTGAAGIVIIWGHAVDGVANVIGLDWMPALTGTANLVPKHVVNALIVDWTGRLLPASVSAVTGDAWPFLLVKLAAATFVVWVFNGEMYDESPRYSLLLLITVLAVGLGPGTRDMLRATFGV
- a CDS encoding Lrp/AsnC family transcriptional regulator, which encodes MELDETDRAILRILQEDARTPFSEVARRIDMSSATVHDRVSRLEEAGVIRGYHADIDPKAVGYGVGAFVGLRVEQGREEDALERLRGIDGVREIHLTTGEWDVILRVVAADTDRLRELMFERIAETDGFSRSQTMVILGTDYEQPGPPL